In one Micromonospora polyrhachis genomic region, the following are encoded:
- a CDS encoding MerR family transcriptional regulator — protein sequence MHEPQDPDPGSSECRQVEVDPTGTAGLDDGSVGYRGVTACHAVSISYRQLDYWARTGLVVPSIRDASGSGTSRLYSFRDLVVLKVVKRLLDAGVSLQNIRKAIETLRSHGVADLAGITLISDGTSVYECRSPEEVVDLLQGGQGVFGIAISGAFKEIQGSLSHLPAERAAPSTSDGDRESEAAESFGDELAARRARRRAG from the coding sequence ATGCACGAGCCACAGGACCCTGACCCAGGTTCGTCCGAGTGTCGTCAGGTCGAGGTGGACCCGACGGGGACCGCCGGTTTGGACGATGGCTCCGTGGGCTATCGCGGAGTTACCGCCTGCCATGCGGTCAGCATCAGCTATCGCCAGTTGGACTACTGGGCGCGTACCGGTTTGGTGGTGCCGAGCATACGCGATGCGTCGGGTTCGGGCACATCGCGGCTCTACTCGTTCCGTGACCTGGTGGTGCTGAAGGTGGTCAAGCGGTTGCTGGATGCGGGGGTGTCGTTGCAGAACATCCGTAAGGCGATCGAGACGCTGCGTTCGCACGGGGTGGCTGATCTGGCCGGCATTACGTTGATCTCCGATGGGACGAGCGTGTACGAGTGTCGTTCGCCGGAGGAGGTGGTCGACCTGTTGCAGGGCGGCCAGGGGGTTTTCGGTATTGCGATCAGCGGCGCGTTCAAGGAGATCCAGGGGTCGTTGTCGCATCTGCCAGCGGAGCGTGCGGCACCGTCGACTTCGGATGGTGATCGGGAGTCTGAGGCGGCGGAGTCGTTCGGTGACGAGTTGGCGGCGCGGCGGGCTCGTCGGCGGGCGGGTTGA
- a CDS encoding anthrone oxygenase family protein, with amino-acid sequence MALLRAATLVAATITTGLIAGLFYAYACSVMPGLRRTDDQTFVTTMRQINEAILNGWFAIIFVGAPLLTAAAVVLHLPTAGRPMLPWIVAAFLLNTAMIAITFGINVPLNNELATANPNSTTPATIRRKFEAKWVRWNIARAATPTAALACLSWALILCGRLGSP; translated from the coding sequence ATGGCACTACTCCGAGCCGCCACACTCGTCGCAGCAACCATCACCACCGGCCTCATCGCCGGCCTCTTCTACGCGTACGCCTGCTCGGTCATGCCCGGACTACGCCGCACCGACGACCAGACGTTCGTCACCACCATGCGGCAGATCAACGAAGCCATCCTCAACGGCTGGTTCGCCATCATCTTCGTCGGCGCACCACTACTGACCGCCGCAGCCGTCGTACTCCACCTGCCCACCGCCGGACGACCCATGCTGCCCTGGATCGTGGCCGCGTTCCTCCTGAACACCGCCATGATCGCCATCACCTTCGGCATCAACGTGCCGCTCAACAACGAACTCGCCACAGCGAACCCGAACAGCACCACACCCGCGACGATCCGGAGAAAATTCGAGGCGAAATGGGTCCGCTGGAACATCGCCCGAGCCGCCACCCCCACCGCCGCACTCGCCTGCCTCAGCTGGGCGCTCATACTGTGCGGACGCCTCGGCAGCCCATAA
- a CDS encoding NAD(P)H-binding protein, translated as MARLKVTRLTSGMTENTKTTLVLGGTGKTGRRVANLLTTHALPVRIGSRTGQPPFDWADQNTWAPLLHDVEAVYLVFYPDLAFPGAAETIRAFTTLAVHSGTRRLVLLSGRGEEEAQASEQAVKDSGVDWTILRASWFNQNFSEHFLLGPVLDGEIVLPAGDVAEPFIDVDDIADVAVAALTSDTHTGRTYDLTGPRLLTFADVAAEISKATGREIHYTPVTPAQYAAAAAAHGVPEEQIAALTDLFTRVLDGRNAHLTDGVRRALGRDPRDFTNYAHDTATTGIWNP; from the coding sequence ATGGCACGTCTCAAGGTCACACGCTTGACTAGCGGCATGACAGAAAACACGAAAACCACCCTGGTCCTCGGCGGCACCGGCAAGACCGGCCGCCGAGTCGCCAACCTGCTCACCACCCACGCCCTACCGGTACGCATCGGCTCCCGCACCGGCCAGCCCCCATTCGACTGGGCAGACCAAAACACCTGGGCGCCCCTACTCCACGACGTCGAAGCGGTGTACCTGGTGTTCTACCCGGACCTGGCCTTCCCCGGCGCCGCCGAGACAATCCGCGCCTTCACCACCCTCGCCGTACACAGCGGCACCCGACGCCTGGTGCTGCTCTCCGGCCGAGGCGAAGAAGAAGCCCAAGCCAGCGAGCAGGCCGTCAAAGACTCCGGCGTCGACTGGACCATCCTGCGAGCCAGCTGGTTCAACCAGAACTTCAGCGAACACTTCCTACTCGGACCAGTACTCGACGGCGAAATCGTGCTCCCCGCCGGCGACGTGGCCGAACCGTTCATCGACGTCGACGACATCGCCGACGTGGCAGTCGCCGCGCTGACCAGCGACACCCACACCGGCCGGACCTACGACCTCACCGGTCCCCGACTGCTCACCTTCGCCGACGTCGCCGCAGAAATCAGCAAGGCCACCGGCCGGGAAATCCACTACACCCCGGTCACCCCCGCCCAGTACGCGGCCGCAGCCGCCGCCCACGGCGTACCCGAAGAACAAATCGCAGCCCTCACCGACCTGTTCACCCGGGTCCTCGACGGCCGCAACGCCCATCTGACCGACGGAGTACGCCGCGCCCTCGGCCGCGACCCCCGAGACTTCACCAACTACGCCCACGACACCGCCACCACCGGCATCTGGAACCCCTGA
- a CDS encoding AraC family transcriptional regulator codes for MDALVGLLDGPRARGAFLLRSVLDPPWCLRIEDRAPLTLMALVRGDAWVVPDEGEAVRLKPGDVAIARGPDPYLVADDPATPPQAVIHPGQRCSTPSGEPLSGLTDRGVRTWGAGVDGATVLLTGTYQLASMVSQRLLAALPTLLVLPGEAWDSPLVGLLSDEMVKDEPGQEVVLDRLLDLLLIAALRAWLSRPEGNAPAWYRAHSDPVVGRALRTLHDDPSHPWTVAALAADAGVSRAALARRFTELVGEPPMTYLTGWRLALAADLLRRSDATIGAVARRVGYGSSFALSAAFKREQGVSPQQYRLAGARD; via the coding sequence GTGGATGCGTTGGTGGGGTTGTTGGACGGGCCGCGGGCCAGGGGTGCGTTCCTGCTTCGGTCGGTGCTGGATCCGCCGTGGTGTCTGCGGATCGAGGACCGGGCGCCGCTGACGCTGATGGCACTGGTGCGGGGGGACGCCTGGGTGGTTCCCGACGAGGGGGAGGCGGTACGGCTCAAGCCCGGGGATGTCGCGATCGCGCGCGGCCCGGATCCGTACCTGGTGGCCGACGATCCGGCGACTCCACCGCAGGCGGTGATTCATCCCGGGCAGCGGTGCAGTACCCCCAGCGGTGAGCCGTTGTCTGGTCTGACGGACCGGGGGGTGCGGACCTGGGGTGCCGGTGTGGATGGTGCGACGGTCCTGCTCACGGGCACCTACCAACTGGCCAGTATGGTCAGTCAGCGGCTGCTGGCGGCGTTGCCCACGTTGCTGGTGCTGCCGGGGGAGGCGTGGGACAGTCCGCTCGTGGGGTTGCTCAGCGACGAGATGGTGAAGGATGAGCCGGGGCAGGAGGTTGTCCTGGACCGGTTGCTGGACCTGTTGCTCATCGCGGCGCTACGGGCCTGGTTGTCCCGTCCAGAGGGGAACGCCCCGGCTTGGTATCGGGCGCACAGCGATCCGGTGGTGGGTCGGGCGCTGCGGACTTTGCATGACGATCCGTCCCACCCGTGGACGGTTGCCGCGCTCGCGGCCGATGCCGGGGTATCCCGGGCGGCGCTGGCCCGTCGGTTCACCGAACTGGTTGGCGAGCCGCCCATGACCTATCTCACGGGTTGGCGACTGGCCCTGGCGGCGGACCTGCTACGGCGTTCCGATGCCACCATCGGGGCGGTGGCTCGGCGGGTGGGGTACGGCAGTTCGTTCGCCCTGAGCGCCGCCTTCAAACGGGAGCAGGGGGTCAGTCCGCAGCAGTATCGCCTCGCAGGTGCCCGGGACTGA